The genomic window CAGTAGATCCCTCTCATCTTGGCCATCAGGAACCTCTGCAGAAGATCAAATCCAGTGGGTGCTTCTCAGTGCCTCTGACTTGACTTACTAACAACATTTGCATTGTAATCCACTTCTTTCTGATGAACTACCCTGTCCTTATCTGTCTCCTGTTTCTCTGGATCCTCCTTATCATCCTTTAAATCACCTCTTAATTATCATGTCCTCTCATTGTAGTCTGAGATCTCTGCAATTCTGACTTTTGGCACTCTTCCTGGAAAATCTCATCTAATTTGCACCTGCCTCTAATGACTCTCAATTCTTTGGCCTAAACTCCTCTCCTGAGACCACCCATCATCCACAAATGTCTATGTATTATTTCTCCTTAGGTGACTTCCAGATCGTCTACTGCAGTAGCCCCACAGTGAACTCAATATCTTCTCCCAGTCAGGCTGTCTTCCCTGTGAGAAGTGGCTTTTGTCCTGTTTTCTGAATGCCTACATTGAAGCCATCTGTTCCCCCGGAAGCCATTCCCGATGTGTTGTTTGATCACATGTTTTGTATACCCACGCATCTGCACTTATCCTTCTGAACCTGCTGTTGTCTTGTCACTTGTGTTTCCTTCTGTGAATTGTACGCGTCTGCAGAACAGGACCTATGTGTTATTTTTACTTGAATATTTAGCATCTAACAGTGTTTGACATATAGTAGtcttttaatacatatttttgtctgaatggaaatgatattttgaagtaaaataatCTGTTTCATATCTGGCTGATCTTTAGACAACAGAActtgtgaaaatgttttttaaaaagtattttaaaaaatacaggagAGATTCATGTATTAAGAAGATGAGTTTCCAATAATTGCTAGAGGactttgtgtctttttattttacccTCTTTTTCCTGATGAGTCCTTTGAGTCTTTTAAACTGAGGAGGAAGCTGAGTTTCCTTGTGAAACACCTATaggatttaatttattttgtttagtttgaAATACCACTTGTGCTTGGCCACTTACAGTGACAGGGAGTCATTCTCAGTGAAAAATAAGACACAGGTCATACCCTCCAGATACTTACAATTACAGTGACAGGGCGtcattctccctgtcactgtAAGTGGCCAAGCACAGACTGGGTCCCCACATGTCAGGGCTGCAAACTCGCAGGAAAATCCATGAGTTGGGAGGTGAGAACAGATGAGCCCTGTGGTCCCTTCTCATTCTCATGCATTTATCATTCTAAACCCAGACTCTCACATATAcattcattgttttctttaatgattaCAGTTGCTTTTATCCTCTTATCTTTGCTACTTCTTGCACACTAATAAAgactaagaaacaaaataaattaaatcctACAGGTGTTCCAAACTCAGCAATAACTTCTAGTTGGCCTCTAGAacataaatcaaaatataaatgtaagaaAAGTTTAGAGTGCTtagtacctggatgatgaaataatctgtacattaAACCCCTGAGTCAtgagtttatctatataacaaacctgcacatgtacccccgaacaTAAAATAacgaaatattttaaaaaaggaaacaaaagtttGGAACAAATGCCAAAATAACTGTACTGTACTTTTGAATTTATATGCCCCAGTGAAAAATATTATCAACAAAGCTGTACATTCTAGTTTCATGTTCATAAACTAAGACAGAAACTTTAAAACTGTCAAGAACATGAAAATTTGAAGggtattttcttcttcctcccaattttctattttttctctctttctgcaataagaaaaataaaatgttcactcCCCTATCCTCATGACTCgaaaaacaattttatatctGTGTCTTAGAAGAATTAAGACCTTAAAGGTAGAAAAAATCTGTCTACTAGTTCCACCagtagctgtatgaccttggcaAGTTATTAATATATAACCTCTCTgcatttccttacctgtaaaatagtATGCTATGTATTTGCTTCATAGGGCTATTGTGACAATTCAATGAGTGAAATATGTAAAGTATTTAGAAGGATGCCTGGTAcaagtaagtgctcaacaaatgtttgctgtCATTGTTACGATTACTATTGTGTAGGGTCAGGATGCCCAGACTTTCAAAGACCAGGAAGCAGCTTGACTTATCAATGAtaaacttcattttgttcttcaCTCCTTTCTTTTTATAACTGCCCATCTGCTCTGTATTATTTCCTTAATGGTGTTGGTCTCTCTTCCCCATATGTCCTGCCTTTGACCTCTTACCTTCTTCCTTTTTATATTCCTAAGTCTTTATTCATTCTCGAGCTTTCACCACTTGCATATTCATACTgacattttgtcatgtttttctctactttctttatGCAGCGGACCATGTGTCCACTTATGCCTCGTTTgtacagacacatagaccaacaggGGAGTATATGTTTGAGTTTGATGAAGATGAGCAGTTCTATGTGGATCTGGACAAGAAGGAGACCGTCTGGCATCTGGAGGAGTTTGGCCGAGCCTTTTCCTTTGAGGCTCAGGGCGGGCTGGCTAACATTGCTGCATTGAACCACAACTTGAATATCTTGATCCAGCGTTCCAACCACACTAAGGCCGCCAATGGTACTGCctatcttttcctcttcctctgtaGCCCAACTGGAAGGGATGAGAGGGCCTCTCTGCCACCCTCAGACTAGGAAGCCTAAGTGCTCCCTGCTGTGTAATCCTCTTCCACTAGTGGTCATGGGCTGATCCCACTACAGCAAGGGCTTGCATCCTCTCTtctcaagaaagagaaaggtgAGCAGAGTGAGGCTGGTCAGTAGTGTGATACTCCCCTCTGTGATTCAGGAACCCAGAGCTGCCAAAAATCTAAGGCTGAGGTAGAGGACCCCCCAGAGGTGGAGCCTCTGTGATTCATCCCAGAACAGGGTCCTCACCTGCTCCTGTCTCCTCCCAGATCCCCCTGAGGTGACCGTGTTTCCCAAGGAGCCTGTGGAGCTGGGACAGCCCAACACCCTCATCTGCCACATTGACAAGTTCTTCCCACCGGTGCTCAACGTTACATGGCTGTGCAATGGGGAGCCGGTCACTGAGGGTGTTGCTGAGAGCCTCTTCCTGCCCAGAACAGATTACAGATTACACAAGTTCCATTACCTGACCTTTGTGCCCTCGGCCGAGGACTTCTATGACTGCAGGGTGGAACACTGGGGCTTGGACCAGCCGCTCCTCAAGCACTGGGGTATGCAGCTCCTTTTCTCTCCATAATCTTCTGGCATCCTCTATTCCAACGACCTGGTGTCCTCAGCACCAGCTTTCCCCACTGGCCAGGTCTCAGTCCTCTCCTCATCCTAATGTCCAATTAACTGTCCATAACCTTCAATTCCCACACCCATCCCACACCAGAACCACCCTCACTGCACCTCCTGACCCTATCTCTTCATTCTTCCCCCAGAGGCCCAAGAGCCAATCCAGATGCCTGAGACAACGGAGACTGTGCTCTGTGCCCTGGGCCTGGTGCTGGGCCTAGTGGGCATCATCGTGGGCACCGTCCTCATCATAAAGTCTCTGCGATCTGGCCGTGACCCCCGGGCCCAGGGGCCCCTGTGAAGTACTGTAAAGGTGGGAATGTAAAGAGGAGGCTCTAGGATTTGTAGAATgtaaggaagggaggaaaaattCAATCCGATAATTGTTCGTTGATCTTCTAATGGGTTAAAAGCATTCAGccacataacaacaacaacattgaTAACTAAACAGTAGTTAATATGCTCAGGCGCTATTCTGAGCGTTTATGTTTATTAACTCACTTTATTCTCACAAATAGTctttgaggtaggtactattattttcaCCATTTCACATGAGAAATACTTCTATCTTTTTACATACGCAGAGACCTGAAGCACCTTGATCAAGTTCCCACAGCTATGAAGTAGTAGGGCTAGCTTCCAATCCAGAAAGTCTAGATCCAAGACTGTTTATCCACTATACTATACACCCtattttgtgaaagaaaagaCCAAGTTCAAATTCTCCAAGAGTCTATTGTCTATTAATGGAGGCAGATCTATATTTCTATACGTAATTACAACACAGTGTGGTGGGTACCGGTACTATTTACTGCCTTTACTTGGACTCATTCCATGGCAAAGCCACACAAAAAATGCCCCTCCGGAGATcttatagttttctatttttcataacattcaccatgttttatatttgtatgtgttttgGGAATTCTCTTAGCATTAGGTAGTGAACTTCCATGCAGGTGACCACAtctaattcattattattattgttatttatgcTGGACATCAGGTACAAAAGGTTAAGGACTTCTCAGTTCATTATACTATCATCATTGGTGCCTCCGAGCTCTCAATCTCTCTCGATTTATTTGGTCCCTTTTATCCCCAGTCGTTACTCCCATATCTAACCTCTTACCCTGACCTCATAGGcaaacattttaatgaatttgCTGTTTCCTTTCATTTGCATAGATCCTGTATAATATGTATTAGTGTTCAGTGTACATGTATTTTAATTAGCCAAAATGACATTAAATTATAGATCTAATTTTGTACATCCAGTTTGTTTCTTCCAAATCTTCCATAATGTTTTGCTCTATAAGTCCACgcattagtccattttgcattgctataaaggagtaCCTGAAGTTAcctaatttatgaagaaaagagctttaattggctCACAGATCTGCAGGCTGTACGAGAAACATGGCACCGGCATCTGCTTCTGTTGGGGGattcaggaagcttttactcatggtggaaggcaaagggagccGGTGAATCACATGgtcagagaaggagaaagagagagagaaagaggtgccaggctctttttaacaaccaggtTTCATGTgcactaatagagtgagaactcactcattaccctAGAGAGGGaaccaagctattcatgagggagTCTCTCTCATGattcaaatacctcccaccaggccccagctgcaacactggggatcaaTTTTCAACACGAGACTAggaagggacaaatatccaaatcatatcaatCCACGTATCTATATTGTTCCTTGGTTATCCCTGGATCTCCATTATTGCAAGCGATGATTGTATCTCACATGGACTTGCGTATGCGTGTGGACCTGATCTGCATTCCTGGAATGTATGTATCCTAGAAAGGGGTTGCTGGGTCGATGGAGATGCAGCTCCTTAATTTGACTAAGTACTGCTCATCTGTTCATCAGAATGGCTGTACTCATCTGTACTTCCGTTGTCAGTACCTGAAATATCCTGCAACTCCCAAATGTACATCAACACCAGACATTATccagttttctaatttttgccAATTTCATGTGCATAAAGAAatatgctgttttattttgtaCTTCTTTAATTGTTTATAATTGGGGCTATAATTGGGACTGATTAGCCACTTGGGGGTTCCTTTTCTATAAATTGCCTGTTCAAATTATTTGCCCATACTGTGGgcttctatatttttcttattgatttgcagGAGATCCTTATATAGTTCTGCTAGTAGTCCCTTGTCAGTTGTAGGCATCGCAAATGTTTTCCCCCTAATCTGACTTCTGGCAactttctccttgttttcctttATTGAAGAGAAATCCTTAATATTTTGTAATGAAGGCCAtcaactcttttttgttttgtcttgtcttttctttctttctttctttctttctttctttctttctttctttctttctttctttctttctttcttcttttttttttgatggaatcttgctctgtcaccaggctggagggcagtggcataaactcagctcactgcaacctctgactccctggttcaagagattctccttcctcagcctcccaagtagctgggattacaggcatgtgcctccatgtccagctaatttttgtatttttagtgtaggtggggttttaccatgttggccaggatggtctccatctcctgactttgtgatctacccgccttggcctcccagagtgctgggattacaggtgtgaaccactgtgccctgcctgcgtgtctttttaaaaagaagtcttCCCTGTACTGAGATATCAAAGATGCTCTTAAAATATCTTCTGtagttttaaatttcacatttatCACTTTAATTCATCTAGGCTTCATCTTTGTGTTTGATGGggagcatgttttatttttctctacataaAGGGCCAGTGTTCCCACAACTACTAAATAGTTCACCTTTTCTCCATAAGTTTATGGCATGTCCTTTGCTGTACTGAAAGCTCCCATTACAGACAGGCCTCTGTCTGGGTTCCATCTTGTTCCACTGTTCTGTTTGTCTCTTCTTGTACCAGTGTCCTAGTATTTTGATTACTACGACATTCTAGTGTGTGTTAGTATCCAGTAGGAGAAactcttccttatttttctttgttcactCAATTTATAATTATATCTATAATGATTTATAACAGAATAAAGTGAATGGAGAATGTCAGATGTTAAGAGGAAGTATGGAAAGGAGGGCTGGGACTAGGGTGATGTAAGGGATGCACTTGACTTAGGTGCAAAATTTGGGGGATACCAAAAGAACTCAGTAATAAAAGTGAatcatattttaatgaaatatcttgaaaaagcaaaattaatgcAAAGATACATGATTAACAAAATATCAAAAGAGGAGTATTTAACAAAAATGGAGAAGAATCAGAGAGGCAGAATAATTAGAATATGTTGTCACATAAACCAAGGAATTAAAGAATTCCAGGAAGGAGGAAGTGCTGCTGTCAGATGTTCAACAGagatcattttagaaaatttatcttGGTTTTGAAATCCTTTCAAAGAGCAGTTTACACAATGTGAGCAAGTATCCTTCCTTCATTGCcttcattgatatggtttggatgtttgtcccttccAAGTCTCATTCCAGGGTTAAGCTTCTTCTCTGCCCTCAGTAATGTGGCCCTTACCCTTATCAGGATACTTTGGAGACATGAAGCATGTAGGATGGCGTCAAAGTCAGCTGAGGGTTGAGGGTGAAATTTGATGACTTTAGGGAACTCCTTGGCTCCTATGTGCTGTTCACCTGGAGGACCAGGGCATGTGCAGGGATGACCACCTTCTCCCCGGGACCTGAACAGGGCAGAGAAATGGGAAGATCAGGTATAAAGGGAGTGGGGAAGATGGGTCTGGGCTTCAGTAGTGAACCCAGGAATGACAGTAACTGTGTGTGTTGCTGCAGGTGACAAAATACCTGAACAGAAGAGGACTTAGGAGAGATCTGAACTCCAGCTGCCCTACAAACTCCATCTCAGTTTTTCTTCTCACTTCATGTGTTTGCTACTCCAGTGGCTGACTGAATTGCTGACCCTTCAAGCTCTCTCCTTATCTGTTGCCTTAAAATAGTCATTCCTTAGTAAAGTTTCCAACAAATGGAAGGTAATGAATAAATGTTGACACTTTGGTAGCACTGATATGGACACTATCCCTTCACTGAGCCTTTTATCCTTTGTTCTCCTTTGAAGCATCCTTCACTGTAACCTTCCCGAGAATACCCTAAGACCAATAAATACTTCAGTATTTTAGAGCTGAGAGACTCTGAGTCATTCTTACTGGAAGTCTAGGATCAGGTCACATGTGAATACTATTTCTTGAAAGTGTGGTTTCAAGCTCTGTTGCAGATGAAGTTACTAAAGGTTCGGATCCCACCTGAATGGCAAGGTCTGAGGATAGTGATTCAGCCCTGGGTTCTTCCCTAACTACAGGATAGGGTGGGgtagagaaaggatatttgggggAAATTTTACTTGGATGAAGATTTTCTTGGATGTAGTTTGAAGACTGCAGTGTTTGAAATCTCTGAGGGAAGAGATTAAGTCTGTCTGGATCAAGATTTCAGGCAGATTTGGATTCCATTCACAGCCCCTGAGCTTCCTTCCCAAGGCTGGATTGTAATTATAGCAATATCTCATGGAGGATATTTTCTACATGATAAACTAAGagccaataaataaaatttaaaaattccctcATTCATTGCAATTTTTACCAGCCATAGTCATTCCATGTGGGAGAACTTAAATCATCATTACCAGAGCTTTCAAAGATTTGAGAACAGTTAtgattatgaagaaaaatatcttaattgagcaaggattttgtttctttatgagTGTTCATTGGATATTAAGATGAAAAGAGCATGAGATGGTAAAAATGcggataaatataaaaacacgttttctagattttttaagttaaaaaagataattgtttaaagtaaaaattatttggggCTTTATAACATACCCAGAAGTAAAACGTGATGACAATGGCACAAATAATAGATGGGAGAAATGGCAGTATAATGTTGTAAGTTTCTTTTACATGTGAAGTGGTGTGTTATTATTTG from Macaca fascicularis isolate 582-1 chromosome 4, T2T-MFA8v1.1 includes these protein-coding regions:
- the LOC102136862 gene encoding HLA class II histocompatibility antigen, DP alpha 1 chain gives rise to the protein MFQTRAVILRALSLAFLLSLRGAGAIKADHVSTYASFVQTHRPTGEYMFEFDEDEQFYVDLDKKETVWHLEEFGRAFSFEAQGGLANIAALNHNLNILIQRSNHTKAANDPPEVTVFPKEPVELGQPNTLICHIDKFFPPVLNVTWLCNGEPVTEGVAESLFLPRTDYRLHKFHYLTFVPSAEDFYDCRVEHWGLDQPLLKHWEAQEPIQMPETTETVLCALGLVLGLVGIIVGTVLIIKSLRSGRDPRAQGPL